GGAATTGGCGGAAGAGGTCGTTCAAGAGGTATTTATAAAGTTGTGGACACAAAAAGGAACCTATGACACAGCTAAAGGGAAATTTTCAAGCTGGCTGTTAACAATTGGACGGAATACGGCAATTGATCTGATACGAAAGCAAAAAACACTGAGTATACCATTAGAACATGAAGAAATATTGCCAAGTGGAGAACCAAGCATCGAGGATGTTGTAGAATGGAAGGAAAAGGGCAGTGATTTGAGAAAAGCAATAGCTGAATTAGGCGAGGAGCAGCAGGCGATGGTGGAATTATTTTATTATAAAGGACTTTCACAAGCCAAAATTGCAGATAATTGCAGTATTCCATTAGGTACGGT
The Peribacillus sp. FSL H8-0477 genome window above contains:
- a CDS encoding RNA polymerase sigma factor: MNQSDELLYRKILQKDKKALESLYDRYEKLLFSFAYKMTGEKELAEEVVQEVFIKLWTQKGTYDTAKGKFSSWLLTIGRNTAIDLIRKQKTLSIPLEHEEILPSGEPSIEDVVEWKEKGSDLRKAIAELGEEQQAMVELFYYKGLSQAKIADNCSIPLGTVKGRIRLALKHMRKIMAREEKGGEYVGNKKL